A portion of the Oncorhynchus gorbuscha isolate QuinsamMale2020 ecotype Even-year linkage group LG19, OgorEven_v1.0, whole genome shotgun sequence genome contains these proteins:
- the LOC124004718 gene encoding transcobalamin-1-like isoform X1 — protein sequence MMLYLLKVLELSNVFSLLLLVPGILTEKEHGSNPINLTVVNSIGNAANETYSADIVFRGILLGAMRRLQQTNADFKFTYTEDLNYGPFLESVNGVAGNNAEHTYWELLVQTGKNGSVIRPDVGIGCYIPEPNDHIILNFTKW from the exons ATGATGCTTTACTTGCTGAAAGTATTGGAACTTTCAAATGTCTTTT CTCTGCTGTTGCTGGTTCCTGGGATCCTGACTGAAA AGGAACATGGATCAAACCCCATCAATTTGACGGTAGTCAACAGCATCGGCAATGCAGCCAATGAGACCTACAGTGCTGACATTGTGTTCAGAGGGATCCTACTCGGTGCCATGAGGAGACTGCAGCAGACCAATGCAGACTTCAA GTTTACCTACACAGAGGACCTCAACTATGGTCCTTTCCTGGAGAGTGTGAATGGTGTTGCCGGGAACAATGCTGAGCACACTTATTGGGAGCTCCTTGTTCAGACTGGGAAGAATGGATCTGTGATCAGACCTGACGTGG GTATTGGCTGTTACATCCCAGAACCAAATGACCACATCATCCTGAATTTTACAAAATGGTAA
- the LOC124004718 gene encoding transcobalamin-1-like isoform X2 encodes MMLYLLKVLELSNVFSLLLLVPGILTEKEHGSNPINLTVVNSIGNAANETYSADIVFRGILLGAMRRLQQTNADFKFTYTEDLNYGPFLESVNGVAGNNAEHTYWELLVQTGKNGSVIRPDVLAVTSQNQMTTSS; translated from the exons ATGATGCTTTACTTGCTGAAAGTATTGGAACTTTCAAATGTCTTTT CTCTGCTGTTGCTGGTTCCTGGGATCCTGACTGAAA AGGAACATGGATCAAACCCCATCAATTTGACGGTAGTCAACAGCATCGGCAATGCAGCCAATGAGACCTACAGTGCTGACATTGTGTTCAGAGGGATCCTACTCGGTGCCATGAGGAGACTGCAGCAGACCAATGCAGACTTCAA GTTTACCTACACAGAGGACCTCAACTATGGTCCTTTCCTGGAGAGTGTGAATGGTGTTGCCGGGAACAATGCTGAGCACACTTATTGGGAGCTCCTTGTTCAGACTGGGAAGAATGGATCTGTGATCAGACCTGAC GTATTGGCTGTTACATCCCAGAACCAAATGACCACATCATCCTGA
- the hmbsb gene encoding hydroxymethylbilane synthase, b isoform X3, protein MTTTGDKILDTALSKIGEKSLFTKELETALERNEVDLVVHSLKDLPTTLPPGFTIGAVLKRENPHDAVVLHPKNMGKSLDTLPDKSVIGTSSLRRAAQLKKRFPHLEFKDIRGNLNTRLKKLDEKDDFSAIILAAAGLRRMGWDSRVSQILGPEDCMYAVGQGALAIEVRARDEDILEMVSVLHDPDTVLRCIAERAFLRRLEGGCSVPVAVHTEVKDSQLYLTGAVYSLDGSDSLKETMQTSIASDNKVEERVDERVQRVGVTANNMPGPAQDASEKLGLDLANLLLSKGAKEILTVARQLNDAR, encoded by the exons ATGACAACTACAGGGGACAAAATCCTTGACACAGCGTTATCAAAG ATTGGAGAGAAGAGCCTTTTCACCAAAGAACTGGAGACTGCTCTGGAGCGAAACGA AGTAGACTTGGTGGTCCACTCTTTGAAAGACTTGCCCACGACTCTACCTCCTGGCTTTACCATAGGAGCTGTGCTAAA GCGCGAGAACCCCCATGACGCAGTGGTCTTGCATCCCAAAAACATGGGAAAATCCCTTGACACCCTGCCCGACAAGAG tGTGATAGGCACAAGTTCCCTACGACGGGCTGCACAGCTAAAGAAAAGATTCCCCCACCTGGAGTTTAAAGATATT CGAGGAAACCTCAACACGAGGTTGAAGAAGCTGGATGAAAAGGACGACTTCTCGGCCATTATACTGGCTGCAGCTGGACTCCGTCGCATGGGCTGGGATAGCCGAGTCAGCCAG ATCCTGGGCCCTGAGGACTGCATGTACGCTGTTGGACAG GGGGCTCTTGCCATTGAGGTGCGGGCCAGAGACGAGGACATCCTGGAGATGGTGTCTGTTCTGCACGACCCCGACACTGTCCTGCGCTGTATAGCAGAGCGAGCTTTCCTCAGACGACTG GAGGGGGGTTGCAGTGTACCGGTTGCTGTCCACACTGAGGTTAAGGACTCTCAG CTCTACCTGACGGGAGCAGTGTACAGCCTGGATGGTTCAGACAGCCTCAAGGAGACCATGCAGACCAGCATTGCTTCAGACAATAAG GTGGAAGAGCGAGTGGATGAGCGGGTCCAGCGTGTTGGCGTAACAGCGAACAACATGCCAGGCCCGGCCCAGGATGCATCTGAGAAGCTAGGTCTAGACTTGGCCAATCTACTGCTGAGTAAAGGGGCGAAGGAGATCCTTACCGTGGCCAGGCAACTTAACGATGCGCGATAA
- the hmbsb gene encoding hydroxymethylbilane synthase, b isoform X2 → MSGETSSQNANGKVSRVIRIGTRKSQLARIQTDSVAEKLKRLYPDVHLEIVGMTTTGDKILDTALSKIGEKSLFTKELETALERNEVDLVVHSLKDLPTTLPPGFTIGAVLKRENPHDAVVLHPKNMGKSLDTLPDKSVIGTSSLRRAAQLKKRFPHLEFKDIRGNLNTRLKKLDEKDDFSAIILAAAGLRRMGWDSRVSQILGPEDCMYAVGQGALAIEVRARDEDILEMVSVLHDPDTVLRCIAERAFLRRLEGGCSVPVAVHTEVKDSQLYLTGAVYSLDGSDSLKETMQTSIASDNKVEERVDERVQRVGVTANNMPGPAQDASEKLGLDLANLLLSKGAKEILTVARQLNDAR, encoded by the exons AATGCTAATGGGAAAGTTAGCCGGGTCATAAGAATTGGAACCCGAAAGAGCCAG CTGGCTCGTATTCAGACGGACAGCGTTGCAGAGAAGCTGAAGAGACTGTACCCCGATGTCCACTTAGAAATAG TTGGCATGACAACTACAGGGGACAAAATCCTTGACACAGCGTTATCAAAG ATTGGAGAGAAGAGCCTTTTCACCAAAGAACTGGAGACTGCTCTGGAGCGAAACGA AGTAGACTTGGTGGTCCACTCTTTGAAAGACTTGCCCACGACTCTACCTCCTGGCTTTACCATAGGAGCTGTGCTAAA GCGCGAGAACCCCCATGACGCAGTGGTCTTGCATCCCAAAAACATGGGAAAATCCCTTGACACCCTGCCCGACAAGAG tGTGATAGGCACAAGTTCCCTACGACGGGCTGCACAGCTAAAGAAAAGATTCCCCCACCTGGAGTTTAAAGATATT CGAGGAAACCTCAACACGAGGTTGAAGAAGCTGGATGAAAAGGACGACTTCTCGGCCATTATACTGGCTGCAGCTGGACTCCGTCGCATGGGCTGGGATAGCCGAGTCAGCCAG ATCCTGGGCCCTGAGGACTGCATGTACGCTGTTGGACAG GGGGCTCTTGCCATTGAGGTGCGGGCCAGAGACGAGGACATCCTGGAGATGGTGTCTGTTCTGCACGACCCCGACACTGTCCTGCGCTGTATAGCAGAGCGAGCTTTCCTCAGACGACTG GAGGGGGGTTGCAGTGTACCGGTTGCTGTCCACACTGAGGTTAAGGACTCTCAG CTCTACCTGACGGGAGCAGTGTACAGCCTGGATGGTTCAGACAGCCTCAAGGAGACCATGCAGACCAGCATTGCTTCAGACAATAAG GTGGAAGAGCGAGTGGATGAGCGGGTCCAGCGTGTTGGCGTAACAGCGAACAACATGCCAGGCCCGGCCCAGGATGCATCTGAGAAGCTAGGTCTAGACTTGGCCAATCTACTGCTGAGTAAAGGGGCGAAGGAGATCCTTACCGTGGCCAGGCAACTTAACGATGCGCGATAA
- the hmbsb gene encoding hydroxymethylbilane synthase, b isoform X1 → MEGPYKYVRNANGKVSRVIRIGTRKSQLARIQTDSVAEKLKRLYPDVHLEIVGMTTTGDKILDTALSKIGEKSLFTKELETALERNEVDLVVHSLKDLPTTLPPGFTIGAVLKRENPHDAVVLHPKNMGKSLDTLPDKSVIGTSSLRRAAQLKKRFPHLEFKDIRGNLNTRLKKLDEKDDFSAIILAAAGLRRMGWDSRVSQILGPEDCMYAVGQGALAIEVRARDEDILEMVSVLHDPDTVLRCIAERAFLRRLEGGCSVPVAVHTEVKDSQLYLTGAVYSLDGSDSLKETMQTSIASDNKVEERVDERVQRVGVTANNMPGPAQDASEKLGLDLANLLLSKGAKEILTVARQLNDAR, encoded by the exons ATGGAGGGACCTTATAAGTACGTCAGG AATGCTAATGGGAAAGTTAGCCGGGTCATAAGAATTGGAACCCGAAAGAGCCAG CTGGCTCGTATTCAGACGGACAGCGTTGCAGAGAAGCTGAAGAGACTGTACCCCGATGTCCACTTAGAAATAG TTGGCATGACAACTACAGGGGACAAAATCCTTGACACAGCGTTATCAAAG ATTGGAGAGAAGAGCCTTTTCACCAAAGAACTGGAGACTGCTCTGGAGCGAAACGA AGTAGACTTGGTGGTCCACTCTTTGAAAGACTTGCCCACGACTCTACCTCCTGGCTTTACCATAGGAGCTGTGCTAAA GCGCGAGAACCCCCATGACGCAGTGGTCTTGCATCCCAAAAACATGGGAAAATCCCTTGACACCCTGCCCGACAAGAG tGTGATAGGCACAAGTTCCCTACGACGGGCTGCACAGCTAAAGAAAAGATTCCCCCACCTGGAGTTTAAAGATATT CGAGGAAACCTCAACACGAGGTTGAAGAAGCTGGATGAAAAGGACGACTTCTCGGCCATTATACTGGCTGCAGCTGGACTCCGTCGCATGGGCTGGGATAGCCGAGTCAGCCAG ATCCTGGGCCCTGAGGACTGCATGTACGCTGTTGGACAG GGGGCTCTTGCCATTGAGGTGCGGGCCAGAGACGAGGACATCCTGGAGATGGTGTCTGTTCTGCACGACCCCGACACTGTCCTGCGCTGTATAGCAGAGCGAGCTTTCCTCAGACGACTG GAGGGGGGTTGCAGTGTACCGGTTGCTGTCCACACTGAGGTTAAGGACTCTCAG CTCTACCTGACGGGAGCAGTGTACAGCCTGGATGGTTCAGACAGCCTCAAGGAGACCATGCAGACCAGCATTGCTTCAGACAATAAG GTGGAAGAGCGAGTGGATGAGCGGGTCCAGCGTGTTGGCGTAACAGCGAACAACATGCCAGGCCCGGCCCAGGATGCATCTGAGAAGCTAGGTCTAGACTTGGCCAATCTACTGCTGAGTAAAGGGGCGAAGGAGATCCTTACCGTGGCCAGGCAACTTAACGATGCGCGATAA